The following are from one region of the Alphaproteobacteria bacterium genome:
- a CDS encoding phytanoyl-CoA dioxygenase family protein, which translates to MGVANLAAHDAVKAREALNRDGFVIVEGLLDRSTVADLKARVDAMLAYEREHPFDPGDGPALPGDEKFCNEYGPFVADAAESERVRRRIRADRAREFDTPWPVPPEEVCISFFHLPTVFDGGRSQRVFNLINKDAAFAPLIEHPAILDIVDAELGRDAVLLDVSINNVGARTDSGGWHLDSPISQMPEPLPDFTLAIQTVWMLDDFHAANGATHVARGSNHTRRQPPKGQAGLDNEVVLEGPAGSLAIWLSQTWHRHGGNSTDRARTGMIVQYGRAWIKPFVDLRTPLTAEFAATLSPRLRYMMGCNANAPVRG; encoded by the coding sequence ATGGGTGTTGCCAATCTGGCGGCGCACGACGCCGTCAAAGCGCGCGAAGCGTTGAACCGCGACGGTTTCGTTATCGTCGAGGGCCTGCTCGACCGGTCCACGGTCGCCGACCTGAAGGCACGGGTCGACGCGATGCTCGCCTACGAGCGCGAACACCCGTTCGATCCCGGCGACGGCCCCGCCCTGCCCGGGGACGAGAAGTTCTGCAACGAATACGGGCCGTTCGTTGCCGACGCCGCGGAGAGCGAGCGGGTGCGGCGACGCATCCGTGCCGACCGTGCGCGCGAGTTCGACACACCCTGGCCGGTGCCGCCGGAGGAGGTGTGCATCAGCTTCTTCCACCTGCCGACGGTGTTCGACGGCGGCCGGTCGCAACGGGTCTTCAACCTGATCAACAAGGACGCCGCCTTCGCGCCGCTGATCGAGCATCCGGCGATCCTCGACATCGTCGATGCCGAGCTCGGCCGCGACGCGGTGCTGCTCGACGTGTCGATCAACAATGTCGGCGCCCGCACCGACAGCGGCGGCTGGCACCTCGATTCGCCGATCAGCCAGATGCCGGAGCCGCTGCCCGACTTCACCCTGGCGATCCAGACGGTGTGGATGCTGGACGACTTCCATGCCGCCAACGGCGCCACCCACGTCGCCCGCGGCTCCAACCACACCCGCCGGCAGCCACCGAAGGGCCAGGCCGGGCTGGACAACGAGGTGGTGCTGGAAGGCCCGGCCGGCTCGCTGGCGATCTGGCTGTCGCAGACCTGGCACCGGCACGGCGGCAACAGCACAGACCGGGCCCGCACCGGCATGATCGTCCAGTACGGCCGGGCCTGGATCAAACCCTTCGTCGACCTGCGCACGCCGCTGACGGCGGAATTCGCCGCCACCCTGTCGCCGCGGCTGCGCTACATGATGGGCTGCAACGCCAACGCGCCGGTGCGCGGCTGA
- a CDS encoding carbohydrate ABC transporter permease — MIVQRGGTAATLGRGIGHYAALAGYVLFALFPLYWLVKIAVTPDSLMYSEGVPLWPSATTLANFERVLTQSDFPLFFRNSLVVSLSTAAVVTVVAACAGYAFSRFRFRGKMAIAFVMLLTQMFPLVMLIAPIYRLLAPLGLQDSLAGLIVVYAAFNVPFATFLMQSFFEGIPKDLEQAAMIDGCTRAGALRRVVLPLTLPGMAATLGFVFIAAWSELLFALMLINSNDQMTFPVGLLNFVSKFAVDWGQMMAAGVLALIPACVFFGLIQRYLVKGLTAGAVKG, encoded by the coding sequence ATGATCGTGCAGCGGGGCGGAACGGCGGCGACGCTGGGGCGCGGCATCGGCCATTATGCGGCGCTGGCCGGCTATGTGCTGTTCGCGCTGTTCCCGCTCTATTGGCTGGTCAAGATCGCGGTGACGCCGGACTCGCTGATGTACAGCGAAGGCGTGCCGCTGTGGCCGTCGGCGACCACGCTGGCCAATTTCGAGCGGGTGCTGACCCAGTCCGACTTCCCGCTGTTCTTCCGCAACTCGCTGGTCGTCTCGCTGTCGACGGCGGCCGTCGTCACCGTGGTGGCCGCCTGCGCCGGCTATGCCTTCTCGCGCTTCCGGTTCCGCGGCAAGATGGCGATCGCCTTCGTGATGCTGCTGACCCAGATGTTCCCGCTGGTCATGCTGATCGCGCCGATCTACCGGCTGCTGGCGCCGCTGGGGCTGCAGGACAGCCTGGCCGGGCTGATCGTGGTCTACGCCGCCTTCAACGTGCCGTTCGCCACCTTCCTGATGCAGTCGTTCTTCGAGGGGATCCCGAAGGACCTGGAGCAGGCGGCGATGATCGACGGCTGCACCCGCGCCGGTGCGCTGCGGCGCGTCGTGCTGCCGCTGACGCTGCCGGGCATGGCGGCGACGCTCGGCTTCGTTTTCATCGCGGCGTGGAGCGAGCTGCTGTTCGCCCTGATGCTGATCAACAGCAACGACCAGATGACATTTCCGGTCGGGCTGCTGAACTTCGTCTCGAAGTTCGCGGTCGACTGGGGCCAGATGATGGCCGCCGGCGTGCTCGCCCTGATTCCGGCCTGCGTGTTCTTCGGGCTGATCCAGCGCTATCTGGTCAAGGGCCTGACCGCCGGCGCGGTCAAGGGCTGA
- a CDS encoding sugar ABC transporter permease: MAGGTVVASVAAASDSGRRTPRRRDLGAALEPWTYLAPSLVLIGAVMFVPLAVGLSFAFRNLELLNPFEQGWAGTAHFEKLVADRHFWTAATNTLWWTFASLALQFLFGLGLALLLNRPFAGRRLIQALVFLPWAVPTFLSGLNWAWLFNPVIGPLPHWMAGLGMLDQPYNILSDPALAMWGPIVANVWFGIPFFAITLLAALQAIPGELYEAAAIDGAAPWQRFFRVTLPFLAPMIAITVMLRTIWIANFADLIVVMTNGGPAHATETISSYIFTTAYKGLDFGYASAVATVLLLLLLAYAALLLRIRRAIPAVA, translated from the coding sequence ATGGCTGGCGGAACAGTAGTCGCCTCTGTCGCCGCGGCGTCCGACTCTGGCCGAAGGACGCCGCGGCGACGCGATCTCGGCGCGGCCCTCGAACCCTGGACCTACCTCGCTCCGTCGCTGGTGCTGATCGGCGCGGTGATGTTCGTGCCGCTCGCGGTCGGGCTGTCGTTCGCCTTCCGCAATCTCGAGCTGCTGAACCCGTTCGAGCAGGGCTGGGCCGGCACCGCCCATTTCGAGAAGCTGGTCGCCGACCGTCATTTCTGGACGGCGGCGACCAACACCCTGTGGTGGACCTTCGCCTCGCTGGCGTTGCAGTTTCTGTTCGGCCTCGGCCTTGCGCTGCTGCTGAACCGGCCGTTCGCCGGCCGCAGGCTGATCCAGGCGCTGGTGTTCCTGCCCTGGGCGGTGCCGACTTTCCTGTCCGGCCTGAACTGGGCCTGGCTGTTCAACCCGGTGATCGGTCCGCTGCCGCACTGGATGGCCGGCCTCGGCATGCTCGACCAGCCCTACAACATCCTCAGCGACCCGGCGCTGGCGATGTGGGGCCCGATCGTGGCCAATGTCTGGTTCGGCATCCCGTTCTTCGCCATCACCCTGCTGGCCGCCCTGCAGGCCATTCCCGGCGAGCTGTACGAAGCCGCGGCGATCGACGGCGCCGCGCCGTGGCAGCGCTTCTTCCGCGTCACCCTGCCGTTCCTGGCGCCGATGATCGCGATCACCGTGATGCTGCGCACGATCTGGATCGCCAACTTCGCCGACCTGATCGTGGTGATGACCAACGGCGGGCCGGCGCACGCCACCGAGACCATATCCAGCTATATCTTCACCACCGCCTACAAGGGTCTCGACTTCGGCTACGCGTCGGCGGTGGCGACGGTGCTGCTGCTGCTGCTGCTCGCCTATGCGGCGCTGCTGTTGCGCATCCGCCGCGCCATTCCCGCGGTGGCGTGA
- a CDS encoding sugar ABC transporter substrate-binding protein — translation MKRMLLAGVFAAAACGSAQAETTLTLVEVITSPQRTELLQGMVDKFEAANPDVSVEIISLPWGQAFEKLATMVQGGQAIDVVEMPERWMSLYAGNGQLESLEPYLAAWDGTGEINDTAMGFGRVVGDTAYMIPYGFYLRALFYNKTLFAAAGLDGPPETWDEFKADAAAISALGDGKYGYCLRGGPGGTTGWLLAMTAMEGSGRWFDDDGRSIFYSDAAKAGAQLLVDVYTSGGAPRDSVNWGFNEIVAGFYSGTCAMLDQDPDALIAVSEYMNAEDFAVAPLPLGPGGKAYPSIGYAGWAMFASSEHKDDAFALISHLSSRDSNLEWAKFVGVIPIHKGAEQDPFFQTEQFAGWFTEMNDPRWQPLPYPAHLEEYAYFADVLSIQTGQEMLLGQRTVDDVVTEWADYLTAAQQKWLAEQ, via the coding sequence ATGAAACGGATGCTGCTGGCCGGGGTATTCGCCGCGGCCGCGTGCGGCTCGGCGCAGGCCGAGACCACGCTGACCCTGGTGGAGGTGATCACCAGCCCGCAACGCACCGAGCTGCTGCAGGGCATGGTCGACAAGTTCGAGGCCGCCAACCCGGACGTGTCGGTCGAGATCATCTCGCTGCCCTGGGGCCAGGCGTTCGAGAAGCTGGCGACGATGGTGCAGGGCGGCCAGGCCATCGACGTGGTCGAGATGCCGGAGCGCTGGATGTCGCTCTATGCCGGCAACGGCCAGCTGGAGAGCCTGGAGCCCTATCTCGCCGCCTGGGACGGCACCGGCGAGATCAACGACACCGCGATGGGCTTCGGCCGCGTGGTCGGCGACACCGCCTACATGATCCCCTATGGCTTCTACCTGCGCGCGCTGTTCTACAACAAGACGCTGTTCGCAGCCGCCGGCCTGGACGGCCCGCCCGAGACCTGGGACGAGTTCAAGGCCGACGCGGCCGCGATCTCGGCGCTCGGCGACGGCAAGTACGGCTATTGCCTGCGCGGCGGCCCGGGCGGCACCACCGGCTGGCTGCTGGCGATGACGGCGATGGAGGGCTCCGGCCGCTGGTTCGACGACGACGGCCGCTCGATCTTCTACAGCGACGCCGCCAAGGCGGGCGCCCAGCTGCTGGTCGACGTCTACACCAGCGGCGGTGCCCCGCGCGATTCGGTGAACTGGGGCTTCAACGAGATCGTCGCCGGCTTCTATTCCGGCACCTGCGCGATGCTGGACCAGGACCCGGACGCGCTGATCGCCGTGTCCGAGTACATGAATGCCGAGGACTTCGCGGTCGCTCCGCTGCCGCTCGGTCCCGGCGGCAAGGCCTATCCGTCGATCGGCTACGCCGGCTGGGCGATGTTCGCCAGCTCCGAGCACAAGGACGACGCGTTCGCGCTGATCTCGCACCTGTCGAGCCGCGACTCCAACCTGGAATGGGCCAAGTTCGTCGGGGTCATCCCGATCCACAAGGGCGCCGAGCAGGATCCGTTTTTCCAGACCGAGCAGTTCGCGGGCTGGTTCACCGAGATGAACGACCCGCGCTGGCAGCCGCTGCCCTATCCGGCGCATCTGGAGGAGTACGCCTATTTCGCCGACGTGCTGTCGATCCAGACCGGGCAGGAGATGCTGCTGGGCCAGCGCACGGTGGACGACGTCGTCACCGAATGGGCCGACTACCTGACCGCCGCCCAGCAGAAATGGCTGGCGGAACAGTAG
- a CDS encoding PLP-dependent transferase produces the protein MTPDDPLAAPTFDGEGLGTLLAHDPPGIYGAVVPPIVQTSLFTFPSYAEMEARFHGRSSRHIYSRGDNPTVQAFEEKIRVLEGGEAARAVSSGMAAIACAVLANVEAGDRIVCVRDVYPDAFRLFRLLLTRFGVRVDFVDGGDPAAIEAAAPGAKLIYLENPTSLTFRTQDLAAMVAIARRHGLVSVIDNSWATPVFQRPLAHGVDIVVHSASKYISGHSDTIAGVIVTSAAHMARIMTLTYPVLGPKLAPFEGWLLLRGLRTLDLRMRRHQASTATIVERLRASPHVEAVHWPGPDGCGTLTGASGLFGVTLAAHVDIARFCDALRLFRLGISWGGHESLAFPARIGLTIPNAPANSLVEFGVPDRLVRLNVGLEEADDLWADLDQALAQAATGPARSEARTKEGELQ, from the coding sequence ATGACCCCCGATGACCCGCTAGCGGCTCCCACGTTCGACGGCGAAGGGCTGGGCACCCTGCTGGCGCACGACCCGCCGGGCATCTACGGCGCGGTGGTGCCGCCGATCGTGCAGACCTCACTGTTCACCTTCCCCTCCTACGCGGAGATGGAGGCGCGCTTCCACGGCCGCAGCAGCCGCCACATCTACAGCCGCGGCGACAACCCGACCGTGCAGGCGTTCGAGGAGAAGATTCGGGTGCTTGAGGGTGGCGAGGCGGCACGCGCGGTCTCGTCCGGCATGGCCGCCATCGCCTGTGCGGTGCTGGCAAATGTCGAGGCCGGCGATCGCATCGTGTGCGTGCGCGACGTCTATCCCGACGCGTTCAGGCTGTTCCGCCTGTTGCTGACCCGCTTCGGGGTCCGGGTCGACTTCGTCGATGGCGGCGATCCGGCCGCCATCGAGGCGGCGGCCCCGGGCGCCAAGCTGATCTACCTCGAGAATCCGACCAGCCTGACCTTCCGGACCCAGGACCTGGCCGCGATGGTCGCCATCGCCCGCCGCCACGGTCTGGTCAGCGTGATCGACAACAGCTGGGCAACACCGGTGTTCCAGCGGCCGCTGGCGCACGGCGTCGACATCGTCGTGCATTCGGCCAGCAAGTACATCTCCGGCCACAGCGACACCATCGCCGGCGTGATCGTGACCTCGGCCGCCCACATGGCCCGCATCATGACGCTGACCTATCCGGTGCTGGGACCGAAGCTGGCGCCGTTCGAGGGATGGCTGCTGCTGCGCGGCCTGCGCACATTGGACCTGCGCATGCGCCGGCACCAGGCCAGCACCGCGACGATCGTCGAGCGGCTGCGCGCCTCGCCGCATGTCGAGGCCGTGCATTGGCCCGGCCCGGATGGCTGCGGCACCCTGACCGGCGCATCTGGGCTGTTCGGGGTCACGCTTGCCGCGCATGTCGACATTGCGCGCTTCTGCGACGCGCTGCGCCTGTTCCGCCTCGGCATCAGCTGGGGCGGGCACGAAAGCCTCGCCTTCCCGGCGCGCATCGGGCTGACGATCCCGAACGCACCGGCCAACTCTCTTGTCGAGTTTGGCGTGCCGGACCGGCTGGTGCGCCTCAATGTCGGCCTCGAGGAGGCCGACGACCTGTGGGCCGACCTGGACCAGGCGCTGGCACAAGCGGCCACCGGTCCGGCCCGTTCCGAAGCGAGAACCAAGGAGGGAGAGCTGCAATGA
- a CDS encoding FadR/GntR family transcriptional regulator, with amino-acid sequence MAAPANVRSPREIAAMLKPIKLDSRDMRVLAGLAELVVQSGMAPGARFPAERVVAERLGVGRSTVREALKRWEALGIVERRKGSGTYLKTPITPGSLHVPLTVQMESDALRRTLEVRRALELEVVPLACERATNAELARVAETYAALAKAHDRYGPSPKQDRIFHRAIYEAAHNPIFGQIIEQLHDAFDAIFAAPFGDAAFGDDTYPIHADLCAAVLARDCARGRAAVEAIFAILARDLDRIKAP; translated from the coding sequence ATGGCCGCACCCGCAAATGTCCGCTCGCCGCGCGAGATCGCGGCCATGCTGAAGCCGATCAAGCTCGATTCGCGCGACATGCGCGTGCTGGCCGGCCTTGCCGAACTGGTGGTGCAGTCGGGCATGGCGCCGGGTGCGCGGTTCCCGGCCGAGCGGGTGGTGGCGGAGCGCCTCGGCGTGGGCCGGTCGACGGTGCGCGAGGCGCTGAAGCGGTGGGAGGCGCTGGGCATCGTCGAGCGGCGCAAGGGCAGCGGCACCTATCTGAAGACGCCGATCACGCCCGGCTCGCTGCACGTGCCGCTGACCGTGCAGATGGAGTCCGATGCGCTGCGCCGCACCCTGGAGGTGCGCCGGGCCCTGGAGCTGGAGGTGGTGCCGCTGGCCTGCGAGCGCGCGACCAATGCGGAGCTGGCCCGCGTCGCCGAGACTTATGCCGCGCTGGCCAAGGCGCACGACCGGTACGGCCCCTCGCCGAAGCAGGATCGCATCTTCCACCGGGCGATCTACGAGGCGGCCCACAACCCGATCTTCGGGCAGATCATCGAGCAGCTGCACGACGCCTTCGACGCGATCTTCGCGGCGCCGTTCGGCGACGCCGCCTTCGGCGACGACACCTATCCCATTCATGCCGACCTGTGCGCCGCCGTGCTGGCCCGCGATTGCGCGCGCGGCCGTGCGGCGGTGGAGGCGATCTTTGCGATTCTCGCCCGCGACCTGGACCGGATCAAGGCGCCATGA
- a CDS encoding SDR family oxidoreductase — MTTTVYPCLRDKVVFITGGGMGIGASLVEHFCAQGSAVAFVDIAEAPSRALVDRIAADGHRKPLFLPCDVRDIAALRAAIAEVAATLGTITVLVNNAAHDERHKLEDVTPEYWDERFDVNLRHQFFAAQAVAEGMKAAGGGSIINFGSTSWMIGQGGMAAYTAAKSANLGLTRSLARDLGEFNIRVNSIAPGWIMTQRQIEKWLTPEGVEELMRRQCLKRKLQPADIARVVLFFASEDSSAMTNQSYIVDGGWV, encoded by the coding sequence ATGACCACCACCGTCTATCCCTGCCTGCGCGACAAGGTCGTGTTCATCACAGGCGGCGGCATGGGAATCGGCGCCTCGCTCGTCGAGCATTTCTGTGCCCAGGGCTCGGCGGTCGCCTTCGTCGACATCGCGGAAGCGCCGTCGCGCGCCCTGGTCGACCGGATCGCGGCCGACGGCCACCGCAAGCCGCTCTTCCTGCCGTGCGACGTGCGCGATATCGCGGCCTTGCGCGCGGCCATCGCCGAGGTCGCGGCGACGCTCGGCACCATCACCGTGCTCGTCAACAACGCCGCGCACGATGAACGCCACAAGCTGGAGGACGTCACGCCGGAATACTGGGACGAACGGTTCGACGTGAACCTGCGTCACCAGTTTTTCGCCGCCCAGGCTGTGGCCGAGGGCATGAAGGCCGCCGGCGGCGGCTCGATCATCAACTTCGGCTCGACCAGCTGGATGATCGGCCAGGGCGGCATGGCCGCATACACAGCCGCCAAGTCGGCCAACCTTGGCCTGACCCGGTCGCTGGCCCGCGATCTCGGCGAATTCAACATCCGCGTCAACTCGATCGCGCCGGGGTGGATCATGACCCAGCGCCAGATCGAGAAGTGGCTGACCCCGGAAGGCGTCGAGGAGCTGATGCGGCGCCAGTGCCTGAAGCGCAAGCTGCAGCCGGCCGACATCGCCCGCGTGGTCCTGTTCTTTGCCTCCGAGGACTCCAGCGCGATGACCAACCAGAGCTACATCGTCGACGGCGGCTGGGTCTGA
- the pal gene encoding peptidoglycan-associated lipoprotein Pal → MRMKALAAVAALLLVAACSSDDASTAAQGSTGVTPVSTTGPVPGTQGDLNQTIGDRVFFDTDQYNLRPDARATVDRWAAWLQQYPNVNITLEGHADERGTREYNLALGDRRANSVRDYLIALGVSGARIATISYGKERPAVPGSSEVSWQQNRRAVAVVN, encoded by the coding sequence ATGCGAATGAAGGCTCTGGCCGCGGTAGCCGCGTTGCTGCTGGTGGCGGCCTGCTCGTCCGACGACGCCAGCACGGCGGCCCAGGGCTCGACCGGAGTGACCCCGGTCTCGACCACCGGGCCCGTCCCCGGCACGCAAGGCGACCTGAACCAGACGATCGGCGACCGCGTGTTCTTCGATACCGACCAGTACAACCTGCGTCCGGACGCGCGGGCGACGGTGGATCGCTGGGCCGCCTGGCTGCAGCAGTATCCCAACGTCAACATCACGCTGGAAGGCCATGCCGACGAGCGCGGCACCCGCGAATACAACCTGGCGCTGGGCGATCGCCGCGCCAATTCCGTCCGCGACTACCTGATCGCGCTCGGGGTCAGCGGCGCCCGGATCGCCACCATCAGCTACGGCAAGGAGCGCCCGGCGGTGCCGGGTTCCAGCGAGGTGTCCTGGCAGCAGAACCGCCGCGCCGTTGCCGTCGTCAACTGA
- the ybgF gene encoding tol-pal system protein YbgF produces MRNRIVAFGRIPALAAGIALTFAAPAAAQDSGAVALVLDRLNALETQMLALTNRVEQLDYQVRELNSRVELLSRDVDFRFSELGGAPSGVTGGSSPAPQTPQTPPRLETPALGTTGSTTGVTPPTLSNGTGGSAAPGTPEAEFQAIRAMLDNRDYANADAALRTFISANPNHPLSSSAFFWLGEIYYDRADYQRAAETYAAGFANYPAGYKAADTLLKLSLALIELGRAPDACATLNKLRSDFPSAPINVQQRADQARISAGCN; encoded by the coding sequence ATGCGCAACCGCATCGTCGCTTTTGGCAGGATCCCGGCGCTCGCCGCCGGGATCGCTCTGACATTCGCCGCCCCGGCCGCGGCCCAGGACTCCGGCGCCGTCGCGCTGGTGCTCGACCGGCTGAATGCTCTCGAGACCCAGATGCTGGCGCTGACCAACCGGGTCGAGCAGCTCGACTATCAGGTGCGCGAGCTCAACAGCCGGGTCGAGCTGCTGTCGCGCGACGTCGATTTCCGCTTCAGCGAGCTCGGCGGCGCGCCCTCGGGCGTGACCGGCGGCAGTAGTCCCGCCCCGCAGACGCCGCAGACGCCGCCGCGGCTGGAAACGCCAGCGCTGGGTACGACCGGCAGCACGACCGGCGTCACGCCGCCCACCCTGTCGAACGGGACCGGCGGCAGCGCCGCGCCCGGCACGCCGGAGGCGGAGTTCCAGGCCATCCGCGCCATGCTGGACAACCGCGACTACGCCAACGCGGACGCGGCCCTGCGCACCTTCATCAGCGCCAATCCCAACCATCCGCTGTCCAGCAGCGCATTCTTCTGGCTGGGCGAGATCTACTACGACCGGGCCGACTACCAGCGCGCGGCGGAGACCTATGCGGCCGGTTTCGCCAACTACCCGGCCGGCTACAAGGCGGCCGACACGCTGCTGAAGCTGAGTCTGGCGCTGATCGAGCTGGGCCGGGCGCCGGACGCCTGCGCCACGCTGAACAAGCTGCGCAGCGACTTCCCCAGCGCGCCGATCAACGTGCAGCAGCGCGCCGACCAGGCCCGGATCAGCGCCGGCTGCAACTGA
- the tilS gene encoding tRNA lysidine(34) synthetase TilS, with protein MASEIQPDEFAALMGRFAPFERRPTVAVGVSGGADSLCLAHLAHAWAQARNGAAIAVTVDHGLRPEAADEARQVAQWMAAAGIAHAILSGTADAAGPAGNVQAAARGLRLGLLEAFCRDRGILHLLLAHHRDDQVETLLQRLARGSGVHGLAAIVPEKAFRHVRVLRPLLDLPPGRMAATLAARRLPWIEDPSNRDRRFDRVRLRQALAAIAADDARLAERVAHTAGAMRRSRRILDRHIDRLLARSVTLSPLGFAEVDGPSLLAGDRDLAARGLGLLVATVGTAPHPPRRESMLHWLHRIADPASGGATLAGAQLSRWREGWLVHREAAAAAPPLTLAPGERARWDDRFDCELDCRADAAVTIAALRDVDPADDAIRAAVESVPVPVRPSLPVARVLDGAAWLPHLNAGRKAPSALYSALKVAFSPPRPMTDPIGPGQRAQNGGAQFGVDDIGA; from the coding sequence ATGGCGTCCGAAATCCAGCCCGACGAGTTCGCGGCCCTGATGGGCCGCTTCGCGCCGTTCGAGCGCCGGCCCACTGTCGCGGTCGGCGTGTCCGGCGGCGCCGACAGTCTGTGCCTCGCCCATCTCGCCCACGCCTGGGCGCAGGCCCGCAACGGCGCGGCGATCGCGGTGACGGTCGACCACGGCCTGCGCCCCGAGGCGGCCGACGAGGCGCGGCAGGTCGCGCAGTGGATGGCCGCGGCCGGCATCGCCCACGCCATCCTTTCCGGCACGGCCGACGCGGCAGGCCCCGCCGGCAACGTGCAGGCCGCCGCCCGCGGGCTGCGGCTCGGCCTGCTGGAGGCGTTCTGCCGCGACCGCGGCATCCTGCACCTGCTGCTGGCCCACCACCGCGACGACCAGGTGGAAACGCTGCTGCAGCGGCTGGCCCGCGGCAGCGGCGTGCACGGGCTTGCCGCCATCGTGCCGGAGAAGGCGTTCCGCCATGTGCGCGTCCTGCGGCCGCTGCTCGACCTGCCGCCCGGCCGGATGGCGGCGACCCTTGCCGCCCGCCGGCTGCCCTGGATCGAAGATCCCAGCAACCGCGACCGGCGTTTCGACCGCGTCCGCCTGCGGCAGGCACTGGCCGCCATCGCCGCCGACGACGCGCGCCTGGCCGAACGGGTCGCCCACACCGCCGGCGCGATGCGGCGCAGCCGGCGCATCCTCGACCGCCACATCGACCGTTTGCTGGCGCGCAGCGTGACGCTGTCGCCCCTGGGCTTCGCCGAAGTCGACGGACCGTCGCTGCTTGCCGGCGATCGCGACCTGGCCGCGCGCGGGCTCGGCCTGCTGGTTGCGACCGTCGGCACCGCGCCGCATCCGCCCCGGCGCGAAAGCATGCTGCATTGGCTGCACCGGATCGCCGACCCCGCCTCCGGTGGAGCGACCCTGGCCGGCGCCCAGCTCAGCCGCTGGCGGGAGGGGTGGCTGGTCCACCGCGAGGCCGCCGCCGCCGCACCGCCGCTGACACTCGCGCCGGGCGAACGCGCGCGCTGGGACGATCGTTTCGATTGCGAATTGGATTGCCGGGCCGACGCGGCGGTGACGATCGCGGCGCTGCGCGACGTCGACCCGGCCGACGACGCGATCCGGGCCGCCGTCGAATCGGTCCCCGTGCCGGTGCGCCCCTCGCTGCCGGTGGCGCGAGTCCTTGACGGCGCGGCCTGGCTCCCCCACCTCAATGCTGGACGCAAGGCCCCGTCTGCGCTTTATTCTGCGCTGAAAGTCGCCTTTTCCCCGCCCCGGCCAATGACGGACCCGATCGGTCCAGGACAGCGGGCGCAGAATGGTGGCGCGCAATTCGGGGTGGATGACATCGGCGCCTAG